The sequence ACCTCCATCGCCCCCGTGACGGGAGGAAAAATCGAGGAGCTCTCCCGGGAAGCCGTGGAGACTTTGGCCGACGACCCCATCTATCTCACCTCGGTATGGTGCAGCGGAGGCTATGTCAATGTGCGTTACATGATAGAGTATCACGACCTCTCACACAGTCTCGCGATGGTCGCCCTCCTGCCTCGCGTCGGGGGCGATACCCTCGACTTGCAACTGCTCCACGACACCCGGGGCGACGCCCCGGGATACTACGCCTCGGGCTACGCCTCCTACCTGTTGCCGAGGCCGCTCTCTCCCGTGGTGCGTGTGCGCATCAATACCTCCAACCTCGGAGGAAGCCGGCAGTTTGTATTAAGGAACGAATAATAAAATCACACATACAATGGAAAAGAAAGAATTGCAGATAGAACTCACCCCCGAAGTCGCCGAAGGCATCTATGCCAATCTGGCGGTCATCAGCCACTCTTCCTCGGAGTTTGTCGCCGATTTCATACGCATACTCCCCGGCATGCCCAAAGCCCACGTCAAAGCGCGCATCGTGCTCACGCCCGAGCATGCCAAACGCCTGCTCTTCGCCCTCGAAGACAATATCGTGAAATATGAAAAGCAGTTCGGCAAAATCAATGTCGAGACGCCGCCCGCCACACCCTTTATCGTTCCCGGCGGCGAGGCATGAGGCCATTTCCTGCCGAGGCGACCGGCCCCGGGAACCCGTGTGCCCGATTTTTGCCGGCCGTGTTTTGATTCTTTGTCGAGAATGACTACATTTGTATTTTAAACCCGTAGTACAATGGAACAAAAACTCACCATTTATAACACCCTCTCCCGCCGCAAGGAAGAGTTTGTCCCCCTCAATCCGCCTTATGTGGGCATGTATGTTTGCGGTCCCACGGTCTATGGCGATGCCCATTTGGGACATGCCCGTCCCTCCATCACCTTCGACCTGGTGTTTCGCTACCTGAAACATCTCGGCTACAAGGTGCGTTATGTGCGCAACATCACCGATGTGGGACACCTCGAAAACGATGCCGACGAGGGAGAAGACAAAATCGCCAAGAAAGCCCGTCTCGAACAGCTCGAACCCATGGAGGTCGTGCAGTATTACCTCAACCGCTACCACAAGGCCGTCGAAGCGCTCAACGTGTTGCCCCCCAGCATCGAGCCCCATGCCTCGGGTCACATCATCGAGCAGATAGAGTACATCAAGAAGATTCTCGACCACGGCTATGCCTACGAGAGCGAAGGGTCGGTCTACTTCGACGTGGCCAAATACAACAAGGACCATCATTACGGCAAACTCTCGGGACGCAACATCGACGAGCTGCTGGGAACCACCCGTGAGCTCGACGGGCAGAGCGAGAAACACAACACCTTCGACTTCGCCCTTTGGAAGAAAGCCGCCCCCGAACACATCATGCGCTGGCCCTCGCCGTGGAGCGACGGATTCCCCGGCTGGCACCTCGAATGCTCGACCATGAGCACCAAGTACCTCGGAGAGACGTTCGACATACACGGTGGCGGCATGGACCTGCTCTTCCCCCACCACGAGTGCGAGATAGCCCAGTCGGTCGCCGCACAGGGGCACGAAACGGTGCGTTACTGGCTGCACAACAACATGATTACCATCAACGGGAAGAAGATGGGCAAGTCGCTCGGCAACTTCATCACCCTCGATGAGTTCTTCACCGGCAACCACCCGTTGCTCACCCAGGCTTATGCCCCGATGACGATACGTTTCTTTATCCTGCAAGCCCAATACCGCAGCACGCTCGATTTCAGCAACGAGGCCCTGCAAGCCGCCGAGAAGGGCTGGTCCCGCTTGGCCGAGGGGTGGCGCAACTTGGGCAAAATCGTGCCTTCGGCCGAGACCACGGCCGAGGTCAAGGGGCTGCGCGAGCGTTGCTACGAGGCCATGAACGACGACCTCAATACCCCCATCGTCATCTCGCACCTCTTCGATGCCGTGCGTGCCATCAACACCATACTCTCGGGCCATGCCACCATCAGCGAGGCCGACTTGGAAGAGTTGCGCAGCACCTATTCGACTTTCCTCTTCGACATTCTCGGCATGCGTCTCGACGAGACCGAGAGCGGAGCTTCGACCGAACCTTTTGAAAAGGCCGTCGACCTGCTGCTCGAAGTGCGCCGCGAAGCCAAGAGCCGCAAGGACTGGGCCACTTCCGACCTTATCCGCGACCGTCTCGGTGCCATCGGTTTCGAGATAAAAGATACCAAGGAAGGTACCGAATGGAAGTTGAAATAAACGCTGTCTCATTATCTCGCACAACGCCGGTCACACAAGGGGGCTCCCGTGGCCGGCGTTTGCCGTTTTTTTTGTAATCCGCATTATGGCGCAATGGAATCCGTGGCACGGTTGCCACAAGATAAGCGAAGGGTGCCGCCACTGTTACGTCTACCGCATCGACAGCCGGCATGGCCGCGACAGTTCGCAGGTGAGCCTTACCCGCGACTACGACCTGCCTGTGCGCCGCCAGCGCGACGGTCGGTACAAAATCCCGTCGGGTGAGACGGTCTATACCTGTTTCTCGTCCGATTTCCTGCTCTCCGACGCCGACCCGTGGCGGCCCGAGGCGTGGGCGATGATAAGCCGTCGCCGCGACCTGCACTTTTTCATCGTCACCAAACGCATCGACCGCTTGCGCTCCTGTCTCCCGTCGGACTGGGGCGACGGCTATCCCCATGTCACCCTTTGTTGCACCGTCGAGAACCAGGACCGAGCCGACTATCGCCTTCCCTTTTACCTGGCCGCGCCGTTGGCCCGTCGCATCATCGTGTGCGAACCGCTTCTCGGCCCCGTCGACCTCTCGCCCTACCTTTCGCCGGCCGTCGACGAGGTGATTGCGGGCGGTGAGTCGGGGCCCGATGCCCGTCCCTGTCGCTATGAGTGGGTACTCGACCTGCGCCGCCAGTGTGTCGAGGCCGGTGTGGCGTTTGCCTTCAAGCAGACGGGGGCGAACTTCTACAAGGAGGGGCGGCACTACGCCGTGCCCCGGCTGTTGCAGCATGCCCAGGCCCGTAGGGCCGGCATCGACTTCACACCCCCCGGAGTCGCCCCGGCAGCGGGGCCGCCCTCGCTTTTTGGGTGAAAATTCTTGTTTTTGTCGCTAAAAATGCCGATATTGGGTCGTCCTCCTAAAACGACGATTATGAAAAACACATGCATGGCTCTCTTTCTTCTTCTGTTTCTCTCCATCGATTTGGCGGGGCAGGAAATCTATCCCTATCGCGATCGCGACGGGAAGTTCGGCTACAAGGAAAAGTCGGGAAAAATCGTGATTCCCGCCCAATATGACCGTGCCTTCAATTTCTCCGAAGGGCTTGCCGTCGTGGTCATCGACGGCATGGCAGGCTACATCGACCCGAAGGGGCGGCTCGAAATTGCTGCCGGCTTCGACATGGCCGGTTCTTTCTCCCAAGGTCTGGCCAGTGTGAAAATCGACGGCAAATGGGGGTTTATCGACAAGGCCGGCGAGCTGGTCATTCCCTGCCGGTATGACAATGTGTGGGCTTTCTCCAACGGCCAGGCCAAGGTGAAGGTGGCCGGAAAGTATGGTACCATCGACAAGTCGGGCCGTTATGTCATTCCTGCCCGCTTTGAGGCGTTGTGGTTCTTCTCCGAAGATTTGGCCCGCATAAAACTGAGCGGGAAATATGGCTACATCGACAAGAACGGCGACATTGTCATTCCCTGCCAGTATGACGAGGCTTGGGCTTTTGTCGACGGGCTGGCCCGCGTGAAGATGAACGGTCGCTGGGGTTATATCGACAATACCGGAAAATGGTTCTCGTCGAAAAGCGATGCGACCGAGTGGGTGCGACAGCAAGATGTGATGTATTGATACCGAGGGGCTGTGTGCGGAAGTGAATCTCCGACACGGCCCTTTTTCTTTGTGTCGGCATTGACCGGTGAGATGTTCTCGGCAAGAAAGGCCGGGGGGCGATGATGGGGCATGTATCCGGGAAAAATGATTGCCCTCCCTTTTTCCGCCGCTCCGAGGTTTGCGATTGAGGTGCCGTGCCCGCGGGTTTCTTACACGGCATATTTCCCGATGAACTCGATGAGGTTGCGGTTGCTCTTTTCGTTTATTGCCGTGTCGTCGCCCGCCTGGCTCAGATAGGGCGGCAGCTCCCCGCACACGTCGATGCCTACGATGGTGTCGTTGGCCATGATGATGTGCAGGAGCGATTCGAGTTGCGGCAGGGTCATCGAGCCTTGGTCCCAGTTGGTCGTGGCGAAGTGAGGCGACAACACGTCCTTGTCGACCGAGAGGTAGAGCGGCTCGTGAATGTGCCTTTCCGAGAAAAATTGCCACGCCTTTGCCGATTCGAGCGATTGCTCGCTGAAAAAAATCAACCGTTTGTCATATCCCTCGATTTCGTTTTTCAACGTTTCGTTGGCACCGATGATGCACACCTTTTGCAGGAGCGGGTTGGTGTCGAGCATGGTGCGCACCCAGCAGCCGCACGAGAGCAGTTCGTCGAAGAGGGTAGGCTGCATGTCGGGGTGATGGTCGAAAAGCACGAGGGAGAAGGGCTGGTCGATTTTGTCGGTCCACAACTTGGTTACATAGTGGTAGTCGCCCGAGTCGATGAGATGCAGTCCCTCGGGCGAAAACGGGGCGAGGAGCTCTTGCAGTTTCCCGTAGGATTCGGGGCTGCAATAGCAGTCGGTCCCTTGCAGGCCGGTGCAGTCGACCCATGAGGCAGGGTAGCGGCGCAGGAACGGTTGTGTTTCGTAGGCGTGGGTAAAATTGAGTATGACGAGCGAGCGTTTCATGGGAACAAAAAAACAGGCTCCCGCTTTTAAGCGGAAGCCTGTTCCGGTTGGTGTGTTATTTGATTTCGATTTGTTTCGACCGTTTTACCGGCTCTTCTTTCGGCAACTTGGGAAGGTCAATCGTCAAGACGCCGTCTTTTACCGAAGCCGATATTTTTTCTTTGTCGACATCGTCGGGGAGAACCATTGTCTGCTGGAATTTGCTGTATGAAAATTCGCGACGCAGGTAGTGACCGTTTTTCTTGTTTTCTTCTTTGTTCTCCGATTTCTTTTCCATCGTGATGGAGATGTTGCCATCTTCGTCGAGGTGTACGTTGAAATCGTCTTTTGTCATACCGGGGGCGGCTACTTCTACGGCATATCCGTTATCGTGTTCGACTACATTGATGGCCGGAGCGGTAGCGTTGGCTTTTTCCATCCATTCGGTATTGAAGAAATCATTGAAAATGTCGGGCAACCAACCTTGGTTTTTTCTCATCATGGGTACCATAATATAATCTCCTATAATTAATGTTTAACAATCGTTTTTGTGGTGACTCCGGCTCTTTTTGTGAACCGAAATCACCAACAGATATGCAAAGTCCGTGCCAAGGGAGAAAACGGGCGATTGTGGACAAAATGTCTTTATTATCAAATAGATAATGACAAAATTTCGCCTCCCGACTGTCAAAATTTCACGATTTTCCCCCGGCGTGCGGTGTCGGGTGCGTAACGAGCCGGGGCGACCTCCATCGAAGTCGCCCCGGCAAGTGTGTGGATTGGGTCTTTCGGTGTCCCTGACGGGGGAGGAGGGCTTTGTCAGCTGAATGATTCCTGTTGCAGGGGGCGGTCGCTTTCGAGGGTGATTTCGCCCACGAGCGACATGTTCATCAGGCGGCGCACCTCGTCGGTCGAGTAGCCGTGTCCCAGCAGGAACATGAGTTTGGTGACGGCGGCTTCGACCGTGCTGTCATAACCGCTGGTGACCCCGGCTTCGAGGAGCTGGCGTCCGTTTTCGTAGCGTTTCATGTCGACCGAGCCCGACGGGCATTGGGTGATGTTGATGATGACCAGGCCGCGCTGCGTTGCATCGCGTACGGCCTTGACAAACCATTCCCGTTGCGGGGCGTTGCCCGTGCCGAAGGTTTTCATCACGACGGCTTTCAGCCCTTCCATTTTCAGCACCTCGGTGACGATGCGTTCCTGTATGCCCGGGAAGAGGGTGAGCACGATGACGTTGGTATCGTAGAGGAAGTGCGGTTTGAGGGCCTTCTCGGGTGCCGGGGGCGGCAGTATGCGGCGGGTATAGTAGTTGATGTGCACGCCCACGTCGGCCAGATTGGGGTAGTTGTGGGAGCAGAAGGCGTTGAAGTTCTCGGCATTGACTTTGGTGGTGCGGTTGCCTCGCAGCAGCTGGTCTTGGAACAAGATGCACACCTCGGGCACCATGGGGCTGCCGTCGGGGCGTTTGGCCATGGCGATTTCGATGGCCGTGATGAGATTTTCCTTGCCGTCGGTGCGCAGCACGCCGATGGGGAGCTGGCTGCCGGTGAAGATGACCGGCTTGGCGAGGTTTTCGAGGGCGAAGCTCATGGCCGAGGCCGTGTAGGCCATCGTGTCGGAGCCATGCAGCACCACGAAACCGTCGAAGAGGTCGTAGTTGTCGTAGATGATGCGCGCCAGCTCGACCCACAGTTGCGGATCCATGTCGGACGAGTCGATGGGCGGATTGAACTGCACCGAGGAGATGTGGCATTGTATCTGTTTCAGCTCGGGAATGTGCTGCACGAGGTGGTCGAACGTGAAGCTCTCCAATGCTCCGGTTTCGGGGTTGCGTATCATGCCGATGGTGCCACCGGTGTAGATGAGCAGGACTGAGGGGAGTGAAGTCTCGGTCGTCATGGCTGTCAAAAGGATAGGGTTGAATTTTGCTACAAAAATAGCCAAAATTCACCGGTATCCTCTCTTATTGACTGTGTTTTTGTAAAGAGAACCCGGTTTTTTCGGTTGTTTTGTCTATTTATTCCCACTCTACCCGTAAAAAGTTGAGTTGCGTGGCGCCGCCGTCGACCGTCCCGGTATGTTGCACGCCGACCCCGCCGAAATCGTTCGGCTCTATTTCCGTCTCCATTTCGACCGAGAGTTTCACCTCGGGGCGTCCCGGCAGGACATAGTATGTCGCATCGGTGTGGGCCGTGGCGCGCAGCCGCTGCCCCGTTGCTTCGAGGGTGATGCGGCAAGGTGTCCTGAAACACGACGAGGTGACCGGCTCGCCGATGGGTGTTACCGTGCCGTGGTCATATTTGACGAAGAGGAAATCAATGGCGTCGCCATATTTCGTGGTGCGTATCAGCCGTAGGGCATATCCCGAGAGCGTGGTGTGGTCGAACTTGATAAACAGGTCGAGATACTGCTGCCGCGCACTGGCAAAGCCTTGTCCGGCCGTCTTGGCCGGTGACGCGACAAGCTCTACCTTCATGTCGCCGAAGCGGTCGCCCACGGGTGTGTACCGTAGGCGGGCTCCCACGCGGCTTTGCACCAGACCCCGACCCTCACGGGCACCGTTTACGCCGTGGCCGTAATACCAATGGTCTTGGGAGTTATCGACCGTCCAGTCATAATCTTGGGTATCGGCCGGCTTGTACCCGTCGAGCGTCCAGAATCCCGGAAGCAACCTCAACTGCTGCGTCGTGGGCAGGGTCGAAAAGTCGGTGGTGAGCGACGATGCGTCGTCGGTTATCCTTCTCGACTTGACGGGCCCGTATATGACCCGGTATTCCTCCCCCGCTTTGCAGCGGATATTCCGGGGTGTGACGGCGGCCATCAGATAGCAGCCCTTGTCTCCGGCCGAAAGGCGGTAGGAGCAGAGCGGCTTGCCCAGGTTCGACGCCGCCACGGGAATGGCGTTGCGGCCCGACTTGTCGGAGCATCGGTACCACGTCACCGACGACAAATCTTCCCGTTCGGAGTCGAGGGTATAATGCAGGTGCAATGTCCCGTTTTCATATGCGATGCGGGGCTTGTCGACAAAAGCGGGAGCGGGGAGCGTGCGGGGGCGGGCATGGACGATGGCGGCCGCACAAAGACCTTCGGGCGTGGACGCTGTCACGGCCACTTCCCGCACTTCGTCGCGGTCGTGTATCGACTCGACCCGGCAGCTGCCCTTGTCGGGCGACGGTGTGATGCGCACATAGGCCGAGTCTTCGGGCGAAAGGCTCCAAGAGAGCTGTCCGATGGCCCGGGGCTTGCAACCCGGCCGGGCGGCCGTCGCAGCCAGGGTGATGCCTTCCTGTCCCGTTTCGATGGTTTCACGGGTCGGTGCTATCCACATCTTCGTGGGAATGTCGGTCAGGTCGCGTTGCAGCCGTTTCCCGACGGCGACAATCTGTTCCCGGGTGTGGCAGGGGTCCCAATCGTCGTCGCCCCGCAGGAGGTTATATAGGTTATATATCGTGTCTCCCCCCACGACGATGCGGTAGGCATCGAGCAGCGGTTTCCCGGTGAGGTCGATGCTCGTTTCGGGGGAGTTGCTTCCCATGGGACAGGGGCTGCCGTTGAAACGGAGCCCGGCATGGTAGTAGCGCTCTTCGCGCAGGGGAAAGTCGCGCCAGTTGCAATCTCTGACATGCTCGCCGTGTATGTGGGTGTCGATGGCGGCAACCGGCCCTCTTGACTTGACGAAGTATTGCGTGCCCCGGCTCATCGAGGTTATGTCGCAGTGGAGAAACACGGCACCGTTCCCCTCGGTATGTCCGAAAGGCCGCGGGGCATAAAATTCGAGCGTGCAGTCCTTATACACGCCCGTCCCGCACAGGGCGTCGTCGGTGCACTCCATGTGGCACCCGAGAAACAGGGCGCGCTTGGCACCGGCGAAATTGCACAGGTTGAGCCGGCTGATGAAGCGGACATTCCGGCAGAACACGCGGTCGCTGTTGCAGATGGCCAGTTGTGCCTGCACGATGGCGCTGCCGCGTCGGGGGCGGTTCAGCTCGGGGCGGAGCGGATAGTCGAGGTCGACGTTGCAGTAGTTTCCCAGGGTGAGATTCTCGCAGGTTACCTCGTCGCTGTCGAAATAGAAGAGCGTGAAATTGCCTACCGCTCCCATCGTCTGCCCCCGGTTGCCCGCCAAGACCACTTTCGACGGGTCGTCGGTGAGCCCTTTGAGATGAAGGCCGTCGCAATGTACGATAAGGCCATAGGGCGTGCTGCCCTGCTGCGGCCGGCGCACCGACGGGTCGTCGGGGTCGTCGACCCAGTACACCCACGGGGCGAAATAGAGTTTCATGGGGTCGTCGGCCGTTCCGGGAGTCAGGTGACCGACGGCCTCTTGCACCGAGGTGTAGACGTAGCGACAGACACGGCTTATGGTGTCGGGCAGCGAGCCGTCGATAAAGAAGGTCTTTGGGCCGAGCGTGATGGTGTCGGTGTGGTAGATGACGGTCTTGCCGTCGAAATATATGGGGTCGTCGGGGTCGGTGGCTTGGTAGGGATACTGTGCCGACAGGGTGGCTGCACACAAGAGTGCCGATAAAAGAAGGCGTGTTTTTTTCATGATTCCCGGATAAATACATTCAAAGATAGGGATAAAATTCATCATAATCCCTTCATTCTGAAAAAACGAAACGAAAAAGACCTTTATGCCGACGCTTTTTGCTACATTTGCACAAAATCGCGATAATATGTCTACACTTCTTTCCCGTCTCGAACAGGTGCGGGTGGCTTCGCGCCGGCTCAACCTGTTCGATGAGGAGCGCATCAATGCCGTACTGCTCGATGTCGCCGATGCAACCGATGCCCGGGCCGAACACATCTTGTCGGAGAATGCCCGCGACCTTGCCCTCATGGACAAGAACAACCCCAAGTATGACCGTTTGCAGCTGACCCGGCAGCGACTGGCCGACATCACCTCGGACATGCGCCGCGTGGCCGGCTTGCCCTCGCCGCTGGAACGGGTGCTCGCCGAGTGGGAGCGTCCCAACGGCATGGCCATTCGCAAGGTGTCGGTACCGTTCGGCGTGATAGGAATTATCTACGAGGCGCGTCCCAACGTGACCTTCGATGTCTTCTCGCTCTGCTTCAAGGCCGGCAGTGCCTGCGTGCTCAAAGGCGGGAGCGACGCCCACTTCTCCAACACCGCGATTGTCGAGGTTATCAACAGTGTGTTGGTAAAACATGGAATCGACTCGAACACAGTGGTTTTACTTCCCAATGACCGCGAGGTTATCAACGAGTTGTTGACAGCCTCGGGCTATGTCGACCTCATCATTCCCCGGGGCAGCAAGGGGCTCATCGACTTTGTGCGGCAAAATGCCAAGGTGCCGGTCATCGAGACCGGGGCCGGTGTGTGCCACACCTATTTCGACCGCGCCGGCGACCTCGAAAAGGGGCGCGACATCGTGTTCAACGCCAAGACCCGCCGCGTGTCGGTGTGCAACGCCCTCGACTGCCTCATCGTGCACCGCGAGCGGCTCGCCGACCTGCCCGCCCTCTGCGCTCCGCTGGCCGGGAAAAATGTCACCATCTATGCCGACGGGCCGGCTCTTGCCGCCCTGCAAGGAGCCTATCCCGAGGCGTTGTTGCGGCCGGCCGACGACCATAGCTTCGGCACCGAGTTCCTCGACTACAAGATGGCCCTGAAAACCGTCGATTCGCTCGACGGCGCCCTCCAACACATCGCCTGCTACTCCTCGCAGCACAGCGAGTGCATCGTGAGCGAAGATACCGGTGCCTGCGCCCGCTTCACCCGCGAGGTCGATGCCGCCTGCGTCTACACCAACGTGTCGACCGCCTTTACCGACGGCGGCCAGTTCGGCTTCGGTGCCGAGATAGGCATCAGCACCCAGAAGCTCCACGCCCGCGGGCCCATGGCTCTGCCCGAGCTTACCAGCTACAAATATATTGTTACCGGAAACGGACAAGTGCGAAAATAACAAAAAAACATTCCGATATGAGACATTTCACTTCTGTCAAAGACCTGGGCGACCTGAACGCCGCCCTGCAAGAGGCTTTCGCCGTGAAGGCCGACCGTTTTGCCTACCAGCATCTGGGAAAGAACAAGACGCTCATCATGATTTTCTTCAATTCGAGCCTGCGCACCCGCCTCAGTACCCAGAAGGCGGCCATGAACCTCGGCATGAACGTCATCGTGCTCGACATCAACCAGGGCGCCTGGAAGCTCGAAACCGAACGCGGCGTCATCATGGACGGCGACAAGACCGAGCACCTGCTCGAAGCCATTCCCGTCATCGGCTGCTACTGCGACGTCATCGGCGTGCGCTCCTTTGCCCGTTTTGAAAACAAGGCCGATGATTACGAAGAGAAAATCATCTCGCAGTTTATCCAGTACTCGGGACGCCCCGTGTTCAGCATGGAGGCGGCCACCCGTCACCCGCTGCAAAGTTTTGCCGACCTCATCACCATCGAGGAGTACAAGAAGACCCCGCGTCCCAAGGTCGTGCTCACCTGGGCTCCTCACCCCAAGGCGCTGCCGCAGGCCGTGGCCAACTCGTTTGCCGAGTGGATAAACGAGACCGACTATGACTTTGTCATCACCCACCCCGAAGGCTATGAGCTCGACCCCCGCTTCGTGGGAAAAGCCCGCGTGGAGTATGACCAGCGCAAGGCTTTCGAGGGCGCCGACTTCATCTATGCCAAGAACTGGTCGGCCTATACCGACCCCAACTACGGCAAGGTCATCAACACCGACCGCTCCTGGACCGTCGACGCCGAGAAGATGGCGCTGACCAACAACGCCTACTTCATGCACTGCCTGCCCGTGCGCCGCAACATGATTGTGACCGACGAGGTCATCGAGAGCCCGCAGTCGATTGTCATTCCCGAAGCCGCCAACCGCGAAATCTCGGCGCAGGTCGTCCTGAAAAAGATTCTCGAAAGCCTTTGACCCGCGACACCGCTTCGCATTTCGCCCGAAAAGTCGTACCTTTGCCCGCTCCCGACCAGGCTGTCGCCTGCCGGGGCGGGAGAGTGTAAAATCCTAAACAAGAAATTATGAAAGTCGAAAATCAAATAGCACAAGCCCTCTCGGCTGCCCTCGAAACCCTGTATGGGACGAAGGTAGCCCCCGAAGCCCTGGGCTTGCAGAAGACCAAAAAAGAGTTTGAAGGCAACCTCACGCTGGTGGTCTTCCCCTTCCTCAAAGCCTCGCACAAGTCGCCCGAGGCAACGGCCACCGAGATAGGCGAGTACATCAAGGCCCAACACCCCGAGCTGGTCGCCTCGTACAATGTGGTGAAGGGATTTCTCAACCTGGTCATCGCCCCGGCCTGCTGGGTGAGCCAGCTCAACGCCATCGCCGCCGCACCCCATTACGGTGTGCGCGAAGTGGCTCCCGATGCTCCGCTGGTGATGATCGAGTACTCCTCGCCCAATACCAACAAACCCCTGCACCTGGGCCATGTGCGCAACAACCTGCTGGGATACAGCCTGGCCTGCATCATGCAGGCTTGCGGCAACCGGGTGGTGAAGACCAACATCGTCAACGACCGCGGTATCCACATCTGCAAGTCGATGCTGGCGTGGGAGAAGTGGGGCGAGGGTGTCACCCCCGAAAAGGCCGGCAAGAAGGGCGACCACCTCATCGGCGACTTCTATGTGCTCTTTGACAAGCACTACAAGCAGGAGTTGGCCGAGTTGCAGGCACAAGGCATGACCAAGGAGGAGGCCGAAGCCGCTTCGCCCCTCATGGCCGAGGCGCGCGAGATGTTGCGCAAGTGGGAGGCCGGCGATGCCGAGGTGCGCCGCGTGTGGGAGATGATGAACAGTTGGGTCTATGCCGGATTTGACGAGACCTACCGCCGTCTCGGTGTCGACTTCGACAAAATCTATTACGAGTCGCAGACCTACCTCGAAGGCAAGGAGAAGGTGCTCGAAGGGCTCGAAAAGGGCGTGCTCTTCCGCAAGGACGACGGTTCGGTGTGGGCCGACCTCACCGACGAGGGGCTCGACCAGAAACTCCTGCTCCGGGCCGACGGCACGTCGGTGTATATGACACAGGACATCGGCACGGCCAAGCTGCGTTTCCGCGACTATCCCATCGACCGCATGATTTATGTCGTGGGCAATGAGCAGAACTACCACTTCCAGGTGCTCTCGATACTCCTCGACCGTCTCGGCTTCAAGTGGGGCCGCGACCTTGTGCACTTCTCCTACGGCATGGTGGAGCTGCCCGAGGGCAAGATGAAGTCGCGCGAAGGTACGGTGGTCGACGCCGACGACCTCATCGAAGAGATGGTGAATACCGCCCGTGAAACATCGGCCGAGCTGGGCAAGCTCGACGGCTGCACGCCCGAAGAGGCCGACGCCGTGTCGACCATGGTGGGACTGGGTGCTCTCAAATATTTTATCTTGAAGGTCGACCCCCGCAAGAACATGACCTTCAACCCCAAGGAGTCTATCGACTTCAACGGCAACACGGGGCCCTTTATCCAGTACACCCACGCCCGCATCTGCTCGGTGCTACGCAAGGCGGCCGATGAGGGAATCGCCGTTCCTGCCGAGGCTTCGGCACATATCACCCTGTCGGACAAGGAGATTTCGCTCGTTCAGAACCTGGCGGCCTTCCCCGATGTGGTGGCCGAGGCCGGCAAGCAATACAGCCCCGCCCTTATCGCCAACTACACCTACGACCTGGTGAAAGAGTATAACCAGTTCTACCACGACTTCTCGATTCTGCGCGAGAGCGATGCCGAGGTCAAAGCCTTCCGCCTGCTGCTCTCGGCACAGGTGGCACGGGTCGTGCGCACGGCCATGTCGCTGCTGGGCATTCAGGTGCCCGACCGCATGTAAAAACAGCCATTCGGTATAATTTCTGAAAACTCCGCCTCAACGAGGCGGAGTTTTTTTTTTGTGCCGGCCGCGCTCCTTGTGTTGAAAATTCGTAAGTTTGTCACACGTTAACCTTTTTCCTATCACGACCATGAAACACCTGCGCATAGCCACATTTGTTTTCCCCCTTCTGATGGCAGGAGCCGTGGCACACGCCACCCCTTCGCCCACGATGGCACCCGAC is a genomic window of Candidatus Caccoplasma merdavium containing:
- a CDS encoding DUF5131 family protein — its product is MAQWNPWHGCHKISEGCRHCYVYRIDSRHGRDSSQVSLTRDYDLPVRRQRDGRYKIPSGETVYTCFSSDFLLSDADPWRPEAWAMISRRRDLHFFIVTKRIDRLRSCLPSDWGDGYPHVTLCCTVENQDRADYRLPFYLAAPLARRIIVCEPLLGPVDLSPYLSPAVDEVIAGGESGPDARPCRYEWVLDLRRQCVEAGVAFAFKQTGANFYKEGRHYAVPRLLQHAQARRAGIDFTPPGVAPAAGPPSLFG
- a CDS encoding arginase family protein translates to MKRSLVILNFTHAYETQPFLRRYPASWVDCTGLQGTDCYCSPESYGKLQELLAPFSPEGLHLIDSGDYHYVTKLWTDKIDQPFSLVLFDHHPDMQPTLFDELLSCGCWVRTMLDTNPLLQKVCIIGANETLKNEIEGYDKRLIFFSEQSLESAKAWQFFSERHIHEPLYLSVDKDVLSPHFATTNWDQGSMTLPQLESLLHIIMANDTIVGIDVCGELPPYLSQAGDDTAINEKSNRNLIEFIGKYAV
- a CDS encoding WG repeat-containing protein, producing the protein MKNTCMALFLLLFLSIDLAGQEIYPYRDRDGKFGYKEKSGKIVIPAQYDRAFNFSEGLAVVVIDGMAGYIDPKGRLEIAAGFDMAGSFSQGLASVKIDGKWGFIDKAGELVIPCRYDNVWAFSNGQAKVKVAGKYGTIDKSGRYVIPARFEALWFFSEDLARIKLSGKYGYIDKNGDIVIPCQYDEAWAFVDGLARVKMNGRWGYIDNTGKWFSSKSDATEWVRQQDVMY
- a CDS encoding DUF3467 domain-containing protein, which gives rise to MEKKELQIELTPEVAEGIYANLAVISHSSSEFVADFIRILPGMPKAHVKARIVLTPEHAKRLLFALEDNIVKYEKQFGKINVETPPATPFIVPGGEA
- a CDS encoding cysteine--tRNA ligase; translation: MEQKLTIYNTLSRRKEEFVPLNPPYVGMYVCGPTVYGDAHLGHARPSITFDLVFRYLKHLGYKVRYVRNITDVGHLENDADEGEDKIAKKARLEQLEPMEVVQYYLNRYHKAVEALNVLPPSIEPHASGHIIEQIEYIKKILDHGYAYESEGSVYFDVAKYNKDHHYGKLSGRNIDELLGTTRELDGQSEKHNTFDFALWKKAAPEHIMRWPSPWSDGFPGWHLECSTMSTKYLGETFDIHGGGMDLLFPHHECEIAQSVAAQGHETVRYWLHNNMITINGKKMGKSLGNFITLDEFFTGNHPLLTQAYAPMTIRFFILQAQYRSTLDFSNEALQAAEKGWSRLAEGWRNLGKIVPSAETTAEVKGLRERCYEAMNDDLNTPIVISHLFDAVRAINTILSGHATISEADLEELRSTYSTFLFDILGMRLDETESGASTEPFEKAVDLLLEVRREAKSRKDWATSDLIRDRLGAIGFEIKDTKEGTEWKLK
- a CDS encoding asparaginase, with the translated sequence MTTETSLPSVLLIYTGGTIGMIRNPETGALESFTFDHLVQHIPELKQIQCHISSVQFNPPIDSSDMDPQLWVELARIIYDNYDLFDGFVVLHGSDTMAYTASAMSFALENLAKPVIFTGSQLPIGVLRTDGKENLITAIEIAMAKRPDGSPMVPEVCILFQDQLLRGNRTTKVNAENFNAFCSHNYPNLADVGVHINYYTRRILPPPAPEKALKPHFLYDTNVIVLTLFPGIQERIVTEVLKMEGLKAVVMKTFGTGNAPQREWFVKAVRDATQRGLVIINITQCPSGSVDMKRYENGRQLLEAGVTSGYDSTVEAAVTKLMFLLGHGYSTDEVRRLMNMSLVGEITLESDRPLQQESFS
- a CDS encoding Hsp20/alpha crystallin family protein, whose amino-acid sequence is MVPMMRKNQGWLPDIFNDFFNTEWMEKANATAPAINVVEHDNGYAVEVAAPGMTKDDFNVHLDEDGNISITMEKKSENKEENKKNGHYLRREFSYSKFQQTMVLPDDVDKEKISASVKDGVLTIDLPKLPKEEPVKRSKQIEIK